The following are encoded together in the Mammaliicoccus vitulinus genome:
- a CDS encoding polysaccharide biosynthesis tyrosine autokinase, whose protein sequence is MAKNKNVKPLITADKPKSVISEKFRGIRTNILFSTADNDVQTVVFTSEKPSAGKSTISANVAITYAQAGYKTLLIDGDMRKPTQHYLFNTTNIDGLSNLIINKTDYSKAIHKTDISGLDLLTAGPIPPNPSELIGSENLLEIFQYIKKEYDFIIIDTPPVNTVTDAQLFSEIAKYVVYVLDVQKNDRNTVKKGKELIEKAGAKILGVVLNKAPEDKSSSYYYYYGKDEQ, encoded by the coding sequence ATGGCTAAAAATAAAAATGTAAAACCACTTATTACAGCAGATAAACCTAAATCAGTAATAAGTGAAAAATTCAGAGGTATTCGTACGAACATTTTATTCTCAACAGCAGATAATGATGTTCAAACGGTCGTATTTACTTCTGAAAAACCATCAGCTGGAAAATCAACAATTTCTGCTAACGTTGCAATTACATATGCACAAGCTGGATATAAGACATTGTTGATAGATGGTGATATGAGAAAACCGACACAACATTACTTGTTCAATACGACGAATATTGATGGTTTATCAAATTTAATCATTAATAAGACGGACTATTCTAAAGCGATTCATAAGACAGATATTTCAGGTTTAGATTTACTTACAGCGGGCCCGATTCCACCAAATCCTTCAGAATTAATAGGTTCAGAAAACTTATTAGAAATATTTCAGTACATAAAAAAGGAATATGATTTTATTATCATTGATACGCCCCCAGTAAATACCGTAACAGATGCGCAATTGTTCTCTGAAATTGCTAAATATGTTGTCTATGTATTAGATGTACAAAAGAATGATCGAAACACAGTTAAAAAAGGTAAAGAACTCATTGAAAAAGCGGGTGCAAAGATTTTAGGAGTTGTGTTAAATAAAGCACCTGAAGATAAATCATCTAGTTATTATTATTACTATGGGAAAGATGAACAATGA
- a CDS encoding Wzz/FepE/Etk N-terminal domain-containing protein: protein MLLPHHGVSAIILPIVFLVLSMVMTFLFITPKYSSSTQVLVNQKETDSQMMAQQVQSDLQLVNTYSEIIKSPRILDKVSKNLKGKYSSNEISGMLTVSNQAESQILNIAVENESREAAGKVANEIANVFSKDVKKIMSVDNVSILSKADNNGSKVSPKPLINAVVGVFLGLIVALIIIFLKEILDKRIKTEEDVEELLDLPVLGTIQDFSK, encoded by the coding sequence ATTTTACTCCCACATCATGGGGTTAGCGCAATAATTTTACCGATAGTTTTTCTTGTTTTAAGTATGGTGATGACATTCTTATTTATCACACCTAAATATTCATCTTCAACACAAGTACTTGTTAACCAAAAAGAAACAGACAGCCAAATGATGGCTCAACAAGTGCAATCAGACTTACAACTCGTGAATACATACTCAGAAATTATTAAGAGTCCAAGAATATTAGACAAAGTATCTAAAAATTTAAAAGGGAAGTATTCTAGTAACGAAATTTCAGGCATGCTTACAGTTAGCAATCAAGCAGAATCTCAAATTTTAAACATAGCTGTTGAAAATGAAAGTCGTGAAGCAGCAGGTAAAGTTGCTAATGAAATAGCAAACGTCTTTAGTAAAGATGTTAAGAAAATTATGAGCGTAGATAATGTTTCTATCCTTTCTAAAGCAGATAATAATGGGAGTAAAGTGTCACCTAAACCGCTTATCAACGCAGTGGTCGGTGTATTTTTAGGCTTAATTGTCGCACTTATTATAATATTCTTGAAAGAAATTTTAGATAAGAGAATTAAAACAGAAGAAGACGTAGAAGAATTGTTGGATTTACCAGTATTAGGCACTATACAAGACTTTAGTAAATAA
- a CDS encoding IS3 family transposase (programmed frameshift), with product MKRVAYSVETKYKVVEMKLKGYSTREIMDALNIKNESQVKVWWKWYRNGETHRFNQQVGKQYSYGKGNEELSTVETLKIELKRKEVENEIFKKVQGIGKEVVPEVVVELVNELKSKYTVKVILETLDIPKSNYYRWKNKDFSISEDEREIIELCKKHRFTYGYRKITALLNRKNNKPINHKKVQRIMQKHNLNCKVRMKKSKRPGNAYYKTHNLLNRNFKAEKPLEVLLTDITYLPFGNTMLYLSSIMDAYNGEIVAYKIGNKQNQELVNETLKQLQLEPGTILHSDQGSVYTSYEYYALCTEKGITRSMSRKGTPADNAPIECFHASLKCETFYLNSELRSSNTIVIDIVENYIENYNKVRIQQKLGYLSPIEYRKLAA from the exons ATGAAAAGAGTGGCATATTCAGTTGAAACAAAATATAAAGTAGTAGAAATGAAACTTAAAGGATATAGTACAAGAGAAATAATGGATGCTTTAAATATTAAAAATGAATCTCAAGTTAAAGTGTGGTGGAAATGGTATAGAAATGGGGAAACACATAGATTCAATCAACAAGTAGGTAAACAATATTCCTACGGAAAAGGAAATGAAGAATTGAGTACTGTTGAGACGCTAAAAATTGAATTAAAGCGCAAAGAAGTAGAAAATGAAATTT TTAAAAAAGTACAAGGAATTGGAAAGGAAGTGGTCCCAGAGGTAGTTGTTGAATTAGTAAATGAATTGAAATCTAAATATACAGTGAAAGTCATTTTAGAAACTTTAGATATTCCAAAATCAAATTATTACAGATGGAAAAACAAAGATTTCAGTATATCTGAGGATGAACGAGAAATTATAGAACTATGTAAGAAACATCGTTTTACATATGGTTATAGAAAAATAACTGCCTTGTTAAATAGAAAAAATAATAAACCAATTAATCACAAAAAAGTACAAAGGATTATGCAAAAACATAATTTAAATTGTAAAGTACGAATGAAAAAATCGAAAAGACCAGGGAATGCATATTATAAAACACATAATCTATTAAATAGAAACTTCAAAGCAGAGAAACCTTTAGAAGTACTTTTAACAGATATCACTTATTTACCCTTCGGGAATACAATGTTGTATCTTTCATCTATCATGGATGCTTACAATGGTGAAATTGTGGCATATAAAATCGGTAATAAACAAAATCAAGAATTAGTAAATGAGACATTAAAACAACTTCAATTGGAACCAGGTACTATATTACATAGTGATCAAGGAAGTGTGTATACTTCTTATGAATACTATGCCCTATGTACAGAAAAAGGCATTACCAGAAGCATGTCCCGTAAGGGAACGCCAGCTGATAATGCCCCAATAGAATGTTTTCATGCCTCTCTAAAGTGTGAAACATTCTACTTAAACAGTGAGCTTAGAAGCTCTAATACCATTGTAATAGATATTGTCGAAAATTACATTGAAAACTATAATAAAGTTAGAATTCAACAAAAACTAGGCTACTTATCCCCTATAGAATATAGGAAATTAGCAGCCTAG
- a CDS encoding phospho-sugar mutase, producing MRAQWEEKVSESLVEQFYKLQSEQEIEEGFSDVLSFGTAGIRSTFGIGPGRLNKFTIQKFALGFAKYIKRITAQPKVVIHFDTRYLSKEFAIEIAKVLGTNGVHVILPETFKSTPELSFAVRHLNTTAGIMITASHNPKNYNGIKVYGSDGGQLLTDPSLELSQCMETVQEPLNIKTTDIEVLKEELVIVPFNEATTIAYKAAVKALVGEFKTTSTKTVLTSLHGTSLPLLSDILNDLLYTNHVVEEAQSTPNGDFPTVNIANPEAEDTFELGKQLAEQEDAQLIVATDPDADRIGIVERYEDGTTRYFSGNEIGLLLIKIRHDALSNDRLKYIIKSVVTSTLSEKLAKSLEIGVINVLTGFKYISEQLMNLENNPSKLVLAYEESHGYLVNDFSRDKDAIQTAALLIKYKEQLAQENKTFKDVINNIYQEHGHYKDRTLSPTFEGAEGRRKINNIMHNFKQLDTIEISNLTPLFIENYITKESLNVKSGNKEIIHLPQTDLIKFIFEEGFIAVRPSGTEPKMKLYFSLDVENLEEVIEEFKEKYGLE from the coding sequence TTGAGAGCACAATGGGAAGAGAAAGTTTCTGAAAGCTTAGTAGAACAATTTTATAAACTTCAATCAGAACAAGAAATTGAAGAAGGGTTTTCAGATGTATTATCCTTTGGAACTGCAGGCATTAGGAGCACCTTTGGTATTGGACCTGGGCGTTTAAATAAATTTACGATTCAAAAGTTCGCTTTAGGTTTCGCTAAATATATAAAGCGTATAACAGCGCAGCCTAAAGTTGTTATCCATTTTGATACAAGATATTTATCTAAAGAATTTGCGATTGAAATAGCGAAAGTATTAGGGACGAATGGTGTGCATGTCATTTTACCTGAAACTTTCAAATCAACACCAGAACTATCATTTGCAGTAAGACATTTAAACACAACAGCAGGTATTATGATCACAGCGAGCCATAATCCTAAGAACTATAATGGCATTAAAGTGTATGGCTCAGACGGTGGCCAACTGCTCACAGATCCATCATTAGAGCTGAGTCAATGTATGGAGACAGTGCAAGAACCATTAAACATTAAAACAACAGACATCGAAGTACTAAAAGAAGAACTAGTCATCGTACCATTTAATGAAGCAACAACAATTGCTTATAAAGCAGCTGTTAAAGCATTAGTAGGTGAATTTAAAACGACATCAACTAAGACTGTTTTGACAAGTTTACACGGGACGAGTCTCCCATTATTATCTGATATTTTAAATGATCTGTTATATACAAACCATGTCGTAGAAGAAGCGCAATCAACACCGAACGGAGACTTCCCAACAGTGAATATTGCGAATCCAGAAGCGGAAGATACATTTGAATTAGGTAAACAATTAGCTGAACAAGAAGATGCACAGTTGATCGTTGCAACGGATCCAGATGCAGATAGAATAGGTATCGTTGAAAGATACGAAGATGGAACGACGAGATATTTCAGCGGAAACGAAATAGGCTTGTTGCTTATTAAAATTAGACATGATGCATTATCAAATGATCGACTAAAGTACATCATTAAATCCGTTGTAACAAGTACATTAAGTGAGAAATTAGCTAAATCATTAGAAATAGGCGTCATTAATGTTCTAACAGGATTTAAATATATATCAGAACAGCTGATGAACTTAGAGAACAACCCATCAAAGCTCGTCTTAGCCTATGAAGAAAGCCATGGTTATTTAGTAAATGATTTCTCAAGAGATAAAGATGCGATACAAACAGCTGCATTGCTTATCAAATATAAAGAACAACTCGCACAAGAAAACAAAACATTTAAAGATGTTATAAATAATATCTATCAAGAACACGGGCATTATAAAGATAGAACACTATCACCAACATTTGAAGGCGCAGAAGGCAGAAGAAAAATTAACAATATTATGCATAACTTCAAACAGCTAGATACCATTGAAATATCAAACTTAACACCATTGTTTATAGAAAACTATATTACGAAAGAATCATTGAATGTTAAAAGTGGTAACAAAGAAATCATACACTTGCCACAAACAGATTTGATCAAGTTCATATTTGAAGAAGGATTTATAGCAGTAAGACCATCAGGAACAGAACCTAAAATGAAATTATACTTCTCATTAGATGTAGAGAATTTAGAAGAAGTCATTGAAGAATTTAAAGAGAAATACGGGTTGGAATAG
- the galU gene encoding UTP--glucose-1-phosphate uridylyltransferase GalU has translation MTKIKKAIIPAAGLGTRFLPATKAMPKEMLPILDKPTIQYIVEEAARAGIEDIIIVTGKHKRAIEDHFDIQKELETTLFEKGKLELLDKVQYSTNLANIFYVRQKEQKGLGHAIHTAKQFIGNEPFAVLLGDDIVESDNPAIKQLMDQYEETGKSVIGVQPVPESETHRYGVIAPKSQESRLYEVEKFVEKPAQGTAPSNFAIMGRYVLSPRIFDYLETQTEGSGGEIQLTDAIERLNKDDKVYAYDFEGQRYDVGEKIGFVKTTIEYALKDEEMREEIKRYIQSLDI, from the coding sequence ATGACAAAAATAAAAAAAGCAATCATACCAGCTGCAGGTTTAGGGACGCGTTTCTTACCTGCTACGAAGGCGATGCCTAAAGAAATGTTACCGATATTAGATAAGCCTACAATTCAATATATCGTGGAAGAAGCGGCACGTGCTGGGATTGAGGATATTATCATCGTGACGGGTAAACATAAACGTGCGATTGAAGATCATTTTGATATTCAAAAAGAACTTGAAACGACATTGTTTGAAAAGGGTAAACTTGAGCTATTAGATAAAGTTCAATATTCAACAAACTTAGCGAACATTTTCTATGTTAGACAAAAGGAACAAAAAGGATTAGGTCATGCGATTCATACAGCTAAGCAATTTATCGGCAATGAGCCATTCGCTGTGTTACTAGGCGATGACATCGTAGAATCTGACAATCCTGCGATTAAACAATTGATGGATCAGTATGAAGAAACAGGCAAGTCTGTAATTGGTGTTCAACCTGTACCTGAATCTGAAACACATCGTTACGGTGTTATTGCGCCGAAGTCTCAAGAATCGCGTTTATACGAAGTAGAAAAATTCGTTGAAAAGCCTGCACAAGGAACAGCACCATCAAACTTTGCGATAATGGGTCGATACGTTCTTTCACCAAGAATCTTCGACTATTTAGAAACACAAACTGAGGGTAGTGGTGGGGAAATTCAATTAACAGATGCGATAGAACGTTTAAATAAAGATGATAAAGTATATGCATATGACTTTGAAGGTCAACGTTACGATGTTGGTGAAAAAATTGGATTCGTGAAGACAACGATAGAATATGCACTGAAAGATGAAGAAATGCGTGAAGAAATTAAGCGATATATTCAATCATTAGATATTTAG